The Micromonospora sp. WMMD1102 genome has a segment encoding these proteins:
- a CDS encoding helix-turn-helix transcriptional regulator — protein sequence MADLPFSDRLRLRREELEFSQEELAELANVSRGTVRNAEAGKAMSAGSLKALEAAVGWRPSFPLPLSPVPVQVLGAETLSRIGKALVDDEITPEALERRRNIADFMALILAIGEQPPHLPVAFEKVTRFIRRAGKPRDVALLFDDLLELGLTVKPIGSDVDPEHRAGHMGKAVGTLDAPEMPDPPTGEDVFAPYDSDSPIPTSAVDREVVRRRLQLLHDQVAWVRSFGHLWADVLSSPRERYDMEERILGSASPGEILTIARSGLSQEDQDGLAMYVRRRRARFDVQLLVELEQIIREMQRRDEEGGGD from the coding sequence ATGGCAGATTTGCCGTTCAGTGATCGGCTACGGCTACGCCGCGAGGAGTTGGAGTTCTCCCAAGAGGAACTAGCCGAGCTGGCGAACGTATCTCGGGGCACCGTGCGGAACGCCGAGGCGGGGAAGGCTATGAGCGCCGGGTCCTTGAAGGCGCTGGAGGCGGCCGTCGGATGGCGTCCCAGCTTCCCCCTGCCCCTGTCCCCCGTCCCCGTTCAGGTGCTCGGTGCCGAGACGCTCTCTCGGATCGGCAAGGCGCTGGTCGACGACGAGATCACCCCGGAGGCACTGGAGCGACGTCGGAACATCGCCGACTTCATGGCACTGATCTTGGCCATCGGCGAACAACCCCCACACTTGCCGGTCGCGTTCGAGAAGGTCACCCGCTTCATCCGCAGGGCCGGTAAGCCTCGTGACGTTGCCTTGCTGTTCGACGACCTTCTGGAACTCGGACTCACCGTCAAACCGATCGGCTCCGATGTCGATCCGGAACATCGCGCCGGCCACATGGGCAAGGCGGTCGGGACGCTGGATGCTCCCGAGATGCCGGACCCACCGACCGGGGAAGACGTGTTCGCACCGTACGACAGCGACTCTCCGATCCCCACGTCTGCGGTCGACAGGGAGGTTGTGCGTAGGAGGCTGCAACTTCTCCATGATCAGGTGGCATGGGTTCGGAGCTTCGGTCATTTGTGGGCCGACGTCCTGAGTTCCCCCCGGGAGCGGTACGACATGGAGGAGAGGATCCTCGGGTCCGCGTCTCCGGGAGAGATACTGACCATTGCCCGTTCTGGGTTGTCTCAGGAGGATCAGGATGGCTTGGCGATGTACGTCCGCCGCCGCCGAGCCCGGTTCGATGTTCAGCTCCTAGTGGAGCTTGAGCAGATCATCCGCGAGATGCAGCGGCGGGACGAGGAAGGCGGCGGCGACTAG
- a CDS encoding recombinase family protein encodes MTTADFYGRKSNRDDGQSVAGQEAEFRDDCEDQGFDVGRIFADPDRSASRYARRPRPDFNELLTHIRSGNCQMLSMWESSRGSRDEVEWFTFLRDCRKQGVPIRIISHDRTYNLNVRRDWRTLADEGVDAADESAKISERTRRGKRIAAKQGKPVGRLAYGFARVYDERGKFLDQVADPAEAPVVREVIQRIAKGEPYRQIAMSLNDRQIAPPQRPCDPGCDRDHKHMKLGQWTDRQVRQLATHHSYAGLRVHQGKVIGKGVWKPLVDLQVWQRAYDRVTKSRGLHNDSRSRHWLTGAVRCSECNHTLRSVTRNNNGGYAYQCRNAECFKVSGSARGLEEVIEGMILAWLDRPSSRRIFQQDGDNTALRAAEAEEQRLRDHLNTFYSRAANPAAGLSAAGLAAIEAELLPQIDAAAAKVKRLSTPPTLVALADVDIVSEWANLGPLVRRDVVRAIADVVLVPGGRGAGPRFDRWRLAGSRYHGDEKTWGDHWKEQQ; translated from the coding sequence GTGACAACGGCAGACTTTTACGGGAGAAAGTCCAACCGCGACGACGGGCAGTCCGTCGCCGGTCAGGAAGCGGAGTTCCGCGACGACTGCGAAGACCAGGGGTTCGATGTCGGGCGGATCTTCGCCGACCCGGACCGGTCCGCGTCCCGGTACGCCCGACGGCCACGACCCGACTTCAACGAACTGCTCACCCACATCCGCTCCGGCAACTGCCAGATGCTCTCCATGTGGGAGTCCAGCCGAGGCAGCCGAGACGAAGTCGAGTGGTTCACCTTCCTGCGCGACTGCCGCAAGCAGGGCGTACCGATTCGGATCATCTCCCACGACCGGACCTACAACCTGAACGTCCGCCGGGACTGGCGCACCCTCGCCGACGAAGGGGTCGACGCGGCCGACGAGTCAGCGAAGATCAGCGAGCGCACCCGCCGAGGGAAGCGGATCGCAGCCAAGCAGGGCAAACCGGTCGGCCGCCTGGCGTACGGCTTCGCACGCGTCTACGACGAACGCGGCAAGTTCCTCGACCAGGTGGCAGACCCGGCAGAGGCGCCGGTTGTCCGGGAGGTGATCCAACGGATCGCCAAGGGTGAGCCGTACCGGCAGATCGCCATGAGCCTGAACGACCGGCAGATCGCCCCACCACAACGCCCCTGCGACCCAGGCTGCGACCGGGACCACAAGCACATGAAGCTTGGGCAGTGGACCGACCGGCAGGTGAGGCAGCTCGCAACCCACCACAGTTACGCCGGCCTTCGCGTCCACCAAGGCAAGGTCATCGGCAAGGGTGTCTGGAAGCCGCTCGTTGACCTCCAGGTGTGGCAGCGTGCCTACGACCGGGTGACCAAGTCGCGGGGCCTGCACAACGATTCGAGAAGCAGGCATTGGCTGACGGGCGCGGTTCGGTGCAGCGAGTGCAACCACACCCTGCGCTCGGTCACCCGCAACAACAACGGCGGGTACGCCTACCAGTGCCGCAACGCCGAGTGCTTCAAGGTGTCCGGGTCCGCGCGTGGGCTTGAGGAGGTTATCGAGGGGATGATCCTCGCCTGGCTCGACCGGCCAAGTTCGAGGCGGATCTTCCAGCAGGATGGCGACAACACCGCGCTACGGGCAGCCGAGGCCGAAGAACAACGCCTACGCGACCACCTGAACACCTTCTACAGCCGGGCCGCCAACCCGGCCGCCGGCCTGTCCGCCGCCGGGCTGGCCGCGATCGAGGCCGAGTTGCTGCCACAGATCGACGCCGCCGCCGCCAAGGTGAAGCGGCTGTCGACCCCGCCTACCCTGGTGGCGCTCGCCGACGTCGACATCGTTTCGGAGTGGGCCAACCTCGGTCCGCTCGTGCGTCGGGACGTCGTGCGGGCCATCGCCGATGTTGTGTTGGTCCCCGGCGGCCGGGGGGCGGGGCCGAGGTTCGATCGGTGGAGACTCGCCGGTTCCCGGTACCACGGTGACGAGAAGACTTGGGGCGATCACTGGAAAGAGCAGCAGTGA